A genome region from Halorussus pelagicus includes the following:
- a CDS encoding winged helix-turn-helix domain-containing protein, which produces MSNDESDRGDSDRPPSVADVEPFESEALSGNVPDDLNEAVTAEWKASNTAFQRIHTVLENTYEPKTTAEVADAAATTKPTVRKHVEPLVEAGLVEERDDGRATRYAWSETQRRVNRVADLAERQSAADLDAKVRQAKERIAELRQRYDADTPNDLAESLDSDDGEGWDDLATWRTLKADLKRLQAAQSMADYLADADATAGRRDRSNHA; this is translated from the coding sequence GTGTCTAACGATGAGTCTGACCGCGGCGACTCCGACCGGCCGCCGTCGGTCGCCGACGTAGAACCCTTCGAGTCGGAAGCACTGTCCGGTAACGTTCCCGACGACCTCAACGAGGCAGTGACCGCCGAGTGGAAAGCCTCGAACACGGCGTTCCAGCGCATCCACACCGTCCTCGAAAACACGTACGAACCGAAGACGACGGCCGAGGTCGCGGACGCCGCCGCGACGACGAAACCGACGGTGCGCAAGCACGTCGAACCGCTCGTCGAGGCCGGACTTGTCGAGGAGCGCGACGACGGACGTGCGACTCGATACGCGTGGAGCGAGACTCAGCGGCGGGTGAATCGAGTCGCCGACCTCGCGGAGCGACAGTCGGCCGCCGACCTCGATGCGAAGGTCCGGCAGGCCAAAGAGCGAATCGCCGAGTTGCGCCAGCGGTACGACGCCGACACGCCCAACGACCTCGCGGAATCCCTCGACTCGGACGACGGCGAGGGGTGGGACGACTTGGCGACGTGGCGGACGCTCAAAGCGGACCTGAAACGTCTGCAGGCGGCCCAGTCGATGGCCGACTACCTCGCCGACGCTGACGCGACCGCGGGGCGACGCGACCGGTCGAACCATGCGTAG
- the ligA gene encoding NAD-dependent DNA ligase LigA, translating to MTTASADENPYVEDPETDFRPVAELSETKADAQAEQLREAIRLHDYRYYVENDPVIADRTYDALFTRLQDLEETFDLRTPDSPTRRVGGEPLDELGTVEHAEPMLSIDSGGDAEDVREFDERVRREVGDDSVRYVCEPKFDGLSVEVVYEDGEYVQAATRGDGYTGEDVTENVRTIASVPQRLRGDYPDRLVLRGEVHIPEEAFRRLNRERVERGEEPFANPRNAAAGTLRQLDPAVTAGRPLDCFFFDVLDSSYDFETHWEQHETLPDWGLKVNDRSERTDDVEEVIAYRNRLMDDRPDLDYEIDGVVVKVDDLATCAELGTTERHYRWAFAYKFPARSEVTTITDITVQVGRTGRLTPVALLEPVDVGGVTVSRASLHNPEEIAEMNVNVGDEVDVERAGDVIPYVAEVVEKGSEGHYEFPDHCPVCDSAVEFDGPMAYCTGGLACVAQLRRAVEYYASDDGLDIEGLGGERADQLIDAGLIGDSLADLYRIERADLLDLDGWGETSAENLLTELAASKHPQLREFLSAIGIPKVGPATAADLARAFGDIDAVRTATREELETIDGIGPKVADQIAEFFESEQNERVIEDLLDAVGPLETPSETETGDELAGLTFVFTGSLSGYTRSDAQELVESHGANATGSVSGNTDYLVAGERPGQTKLDDAEDEDVTVLDGREAFEAFLEERGVRYLD from the coding sequence ATGACCACCGCGAGCGCGGACGAGAATCCCTACGTCGAGGACCCGGAGACCGACTTTCGGCCCGTTGCAGAGTTGAGCGAGACCAAGGCCGACGCGCAGGCCGAGCAGTTGCGCGAGGCCATTCGCCTCCACGACTATCGCTACTACGTCGAGAACGACCCGGTAATCGCCGACCGGACGTACGACGCCCTGTTCACACGGTTGCAGGACCTCGAAGAGACCTTCGACCTCCGGACCCCGGACAGTCCGACCCGGCGCGTCGGCGGCGAACCGCTGGACGAACTCGGCACGGTCGAACACGCCGAACCGATGCTTTCCATCGACTCGGGCGGCGACGCCGAGGACGTGCGCGAGTTCGACGAGCGCGTCCGGCGGGAAGTCGGCGACGACAGCGTTCGATACGTCTGCGAACCCAAGTTCGACGGTCTCTCAGTCGAAGTCGTCTACGAGGACGGCGAGTACGTTCAGGCCGCCACGCGCGGCGACGGCTACACCGGCGAGGACGTGACCGAGAACGTCCGGACAATCGCCAGCGTGCCCCAGCGACTCCGGGGTGACTACCCCGACCGACTGGTCCTGCGGGGCGAGGTCCACATTCCCGAAGAGGCCTTCCGGAGGCTCAACCGCGAGCGCGTCGAACGCGGCGAGGAACCCTTCGCCAACCCCCGGAACGCCGCGGCGGGCACCCTCCGCCAACTGGACCCCGCCGTGACCGCCGGACGACCGCTGGACTGCTTTTTCTTCGACGTGTTAGACTCGTCGTACGACTTCGAGACCCACTGGGAACAGCACGAGACTCTGCCCGACTGGGGCCTGAAGGTCAACGACCGCTCGGAGCGCACCGACGACGTGGAAGAGGTCATCGCGTATCGGAACCGCCTGATGGACGACCGGCCCGACTTGGACTACGAGATAGACGGTGTCGTCGTTAAAGTAGACGACCTCGCCACCTGCGCCGAGTTGGGCACTACGGAGCGACACTACCGGTGGGCGTTCGCCTACAAGTTCCCTGCACGCTCGGAGGTTACGACCATCACGGACATCACGGTGCAGGTCGGTCGAACCGGCCGCTTGACGCCCGTCGCGCTTCTCGAACCCGTGGACGTGGGCGGCGTTACCGTCTCGCGCGCCAGCCTCCACAACCCCGAGGAAATCGCCGAGATGAACGTCAACGTCGGCGACGAGGTGGACGTGGAGCGCGCGGGCGACGTGATTCCCTACGTCGCCGAGGTGGTCGAGAAGGGTTCGGAGGGCCACTACGAGTTCCCCGACCACTGCCCGGTCTGCGACAGCGCGGTGGAGTTCGACGGTCCGATGGCCTACTGCACCGGCGGATTGGCCTGCGTCGCGCAACTCCGGCGCGCGGTCGAATACTACGCCAGCGACGACGGACTCGACATCGAAGGTCTCGGCGGCGAGCGCGCCGACCAGCTTATCGACGCCGGACTAATCGGTGACAGCCTCGCGGACCTCTACCGTATCGAGAGAGCGGACTTACTCGACCTCGACGGCTGGGGCGAGACCAGCGCCGAGAATCTGCTCACAGAGCTGGCGGCCTCGAAACACCCGCAACTCCGCGAGTTCCTCTCGGCCATCGGCATCCCGAAGGTAGGTCCGGCGACGGCGGCGGACCTCGCCCGCGCGTTCGGCGACATCGACGCCGTTCGGACCGCGACCCGCGAGGAGTTGGAGACCATCGACGGCATCGGCCCAAAGGTCGCCGACCAAATCGCGGAGTTCTTCGAGTCCGAGCAAAACGAACGGGTCATCGAGGACCTGCTCGACGCCGTCGGCCCGCTCGAAACTCCGAGCGAGACCGAGACTGGCGACGAGTTGGCAGGCCTAACCTTCGTGTTCACCGGGTCCCTGTCGGGGTACACGCGGAGCGACGCGCAGGAACTGGTCGAGAGCCACGGCGCGAACGCGACGGGAAGCGTCTCGGGCAACACGGACTACCTCGTCGCTGGCGAGCGTCCGGGGCAGACGAAACTGGACGACGCCGAGGACGAAGACGTGACGGTGTTAGACGGACGAGAGGCGTTCGAGGCGTTCTTAGAAGAGCGCGGCGTTCGATACTTAGATTAG
- a CDS encoding PRC-barrel domain containing protein, which yields MAQFSDSDEGKPVTMGDEKVGMIAEVEHGTAYVDPDAGITDRIKATLDWGDRDEDTYPLDESRVDAITDDEVRLRSEM from the coding sequence ATGGCACAGTTCAGCGACAGCGACGAGGGTAAGCCCGTGACGATGGGCGACGAGAAGGTCGGGATGATTGCCGAGGTCGAACACGGCACCGCCTACGTGGACCCCGATGCCGGAATCACGGACAGAATCAAGGCCACGCTCGACTGGGGCGACCGCGACGAGGACACGTATCCGCTTGACGAGAGCCGAGTAGACGCCATTACCGACGACGAGGTCCGACTCCGAAGCGAGATGTAG
- a CDS encoding pyridoxal-phosphate-dependent aminotransferase family protein: MREDFLLLNPGPVPVTREVRQAMSEPMVSHRSAEFEAVYERAQDALDHVFTHSTLDGETTASDGTTLVFNGTATMAMEAAVANLVGGLSGRGDGGKVVPLVNGKFGRRFKRIADRYASVESVEATWGHSIDLDAVRETVDDDTDVVTMVHNETSTGLLNPVEEVGEIAAEHDATFVVDGVTSIGGDEFCIDDWNVDVAVTDAQKCLAAPPGTSAMYATEAAQEKFDGDAAPFYEDLDWHLRKADSHQTPFTSAVPLFRGLAVAAEDIVAEGMPERIERHREQSAAFREAFTAMGLDLFAERNDATGYSNTLTAVSLPAHTRENPEAFFDAIEERGVSISGGQAHLGGDIFRVSNMGGLSSEQILRGVRTIGEAFEETGEDVDREAGVEAAREVLR; encoded by the coding sequence ATGCGCGAGGACTTTCTCCTCCTGAATCCGGGACCGGTTCCCGTGACCCGCGAGGTACGGCAGGCGATGAGCGAACCGATGGTTTCCCACCGCTCCGCTGAGTTCGAGGCGGTCTACGAGCGCGCCCAAGATGCGCTCGACCACGTATTCACCCACTCGACGCTCGATGGCGAGACGACCGCGAGCGACGGGACGACCCTTGTCTTCAACGGCACGGCGACGATGGCGATGGAGGCCGCGGTGGCGAATCTGGTCGGCGGTCTCAGTGGACGCGGCGATGGCGGCAAAGTCGTCCCGCTGGTCAACGGCAAGTTCGGGCGGCGCTTCAAGCGCATCGCCGACCGATACGCCTCCGTCGAGTCCGTGGAAGCGACGTGGGGCCACTCCATCGATCTCGACGCGGTTCGAGAGACCGTGGACGACGACACCGACGTGGTGACGATGGTCCACAACGAGACCAGCACGGGCCTGCTGAACCCGGTCGAGGAGGTCGGCGAAATCGCCGCGGAACACGACGCCACCTTCGTCGTGGACGGCGTGACCTCCATCGGCGGCGACGAGTTTTGCATCGACGACTGGAACGTGGACGTGGCAGTCACCGACGCCCAGAAGTGTCTGGCGGCACCGCCGGGGACCTCCGCGATGTACGCCACCGAGGCCGCCCAAGAGAAGTTTGACGGCGACGCCGCGCCGTTCTACGAGGACTTGGACTGGCACCTCCGGAAGGCCGACTCCCACCAGACGCCGTTCACCAGCGCGGTCCCGCTGTTCCGCGGTCTCGCGGTCGCCGCCGAAGACATCGTCGCGGAGGGAATGCCCGAGCGAATCGAGCGCCACCGCGAGCAGTCGGCGGCCTTCCGCGAGGCGTTCACCGCGATGGGTCTGGACCTCTTCGCCGAGCGCAACGACGCGACGGGGTACTCGAACACCCTCACCGCGGTGTCGCTCCCGGCCCACACCCGCGAGAACCCCGAGGCATTCTTCGACGCAATCGAGGAGCGCGGTGTCTCCATCTCGGGCGGACAGGCCCACCTCGGCGGCGACATCTTCCGGGTGAGCAACATGGGCGGTCTCTCCAGCGAGCAGATTCTGCGGGGCGTGCGGACGATTGGGGAAGCGTTCGAGGAGACCGGTGAGGACGTTGACCGCGAGGCGGGCGTCGAGGCGGCGCGCGAGGTTTTGCGGTAG
- a CDS encoding MFS transporter, producing MTSTRRDRLRLAAVVFAVLLAQVLLYPGVPDLVAAVGATTALDASMWFLAAEFAAFVTFAGVWGAVSDRIGRRTPLVVAGALGGAVGYFALALLPGALSLSFGEVLALRAVQGATTIGAFSLAMTMLMDLAGGHGKNMGAAGIAIGLGTAVGAPLGGRLYGVGALVPLYVAGVLLVVAGLVALTIPDRAPSDDGEGRLSRAVATLTERPVLGLPYVFGFVDRLTAGFFALVGTVYFREAFGLDAAATGLMLGLFFAPFALLQYPFGVLSDRIGRTTPIVAGSALYGFAVLAVGLAPTVPTAAVAMVVVGVIGALMAPATMALVTDLASDAGRGTAMAGFNIFGSMGFLAGILVGGTVADEFGFLAAFLTAGAMEIAVAAVSIPTFLRIDPESASTFGG from the coding sequence GTGACATCGACCAGACGCGACCGACTCCGACTCGCGGCCGTCGTGTTCGCCGTCCTGCTCGCGCAGGTACTGCTCTACCCCGGCGTCCCGGACCTCGTGGCGGCGGTCGGCGCGACCACGGCGCTCGACGCGAGCATGTGGTTCCTCGCCGCCGAGTTCGCGGCGTTCGTCACCTTCGCGGGCGTGTGGGGCGCGGTCAGCGACCGAATCGGCCGCCGGACGCCGCTCGTCGTCGCGGGCGCGCTCGGCGGTGCGGTCGGTTACTTCGCGCTCGCGCTCCTGCCCGGCGCGCTCTCGCTGTCGTTCGGCGAGGTGCTGGCGCTCCGGGCCGTGCAGGGTGCGACCACCATCGGCGCGTTCTCGCTGGCGATGACGATGCTGATGGACTTGGCGGGCGGCCACGGCAAGAACATGGGCGCGGCGGGCATCGCCATCGGTCTCGGCACCGCTGTCGGCGCACCGCTCGGCGGGCGACTCTACGGCGTGGGCGCGCTCGTTCCGCTCTACGTCGCCGGAGTGCTGTTGGTCGTCGCCGGACTGGTCGCGCTCACGATACCCGACCGCGCACCCTCCGACGACGGAGAAGGGCGACTCAGCCGTGCTGTCGCCACGCTGACCGAGCGCCCGGTGCTGGGTCTCCCCTACGTCTTCGGATTCGTGGACCGACTCACCGCCGGGTTCTTCGCGCTGGTCGGCACGGTTTACTTCCGGGAGGCGTTCGGTCTCGACGCCGCCGCGACGGGCCTGATGCTCGGTCTGTTCTTCGCGCCGTTCGCACTCCTCCAGTACCCCTTCGGCGTCCTCTCGGACCGCATCGGCCGGACAACGCCAATCGTCGCAGGGTCGGCGCTCTACGGGTTCGCCGTCCTCGCGGTCGGACTCGCGCCCACGGTCCCGACCGCCGCGGTGGCGATGGTCGTCGTGGGCGTCATCGGCGCGCTGATGGCTCCGGCGACGATGGCGCTCGTCACCGACCTCGCTTCCGACGCCGGACGGGGCACCGCGATGGCGGGGTTCAACATTTTCGGGAGCATGGGCTTTCTCGCGGGCATCCTCGTCGGCGGGACCGTGGCCGACGAGTTCGGGTTCCTCGCGGCGTTCCTGACGGCGGGTGCGATGGAAATCGCCGTCGCCGCGGTGTCGATTCCGACGTTCCTCCGCATCGACCCCGAAAGCGCGAGTACGTTCGGGGGGTAG
- a CDS encoding AbrB/MazE/SpoVT family DNA-binding domain-containing protein: protein MAKVDSKGRIVLPKDLRERLGLAPGTEVDVREEGGRAVVEPEERAEEIVQDLERRIGQAASRRERTSRSDLEGAARDHVETVRRQAGDARAKRDRSDE from the coding sequence ATGGCGAAGGTAGACTCTAAAGGCCGTATCGTCCTCCCGAAGGACCTCCGGGAGCGACTCGGACTCGCCCCCGGAACCGAGGTGGACGTGCGCGAGGAGGGCGGGCGCGCCGTCGTCGAACCCGAAGAACGCGCCGAGGAGATCGTCCAGGACCTTGAACGTAGAATCGGACAGGCGGCCTCGCGCCGCGAGCGAACGTCCCGGAGCGACTTGGAAGGTGCGGCCCGCGACCACGTCGAAACTGTCCGACGGCAGGCGGGCGACGCTCGGGCGAAACGGGATCGGAGCGATGAGTGA
- a CDS encoding type II toxin-antitoxin system VapC family toxin — protein MSEGPYLFDVGVTALAHAGTPVSDTPLSYVKRAIAGEIDAVVPYPSLVGAHHVLTSVYGFSNEDASGLMQRFMDAKRVHWHDETREETVRTGFERASENNVEGWDGYYAQVAVEEGVETILTIDDDFRRIDGVSTEVVLSRAEFETLNEYLDY, from the coding sequence ATGAGTGAGGGACCCTATCTGTTCGATGTCGGCGTCACCGCGCTCGCGCACGCCGGAACGCCCGTCAGCGACACCCCGCTTTCCTACGTTAAGCGGGCTATCGCCGGAGAGATAGACGCCGTCGTTCCGTATCCGTCGCTCGTCGGCGCACACCACGTCCTCACCTCGGTTTACGGGTTTTCCAACGAGGACGCATCCGGACTGATGCAACGGTTCATGGACGCCAAGCGAGTCCACTGGCACGACGAAACCCGCGAGGAGACTGTCCGAACGGGGTTCGAGCGCGCCAGCGAGAACAACGTCGAGGGATGGGACGGCTACTACGCACAGGTCGCAGTCGAAGAGGGCGTCGAAACGATACTGACTATCGACGACGACTTCCGCCGTATCGACGGCGTCTCGACGGAAGTCGTCCTCTCGCGTGCGGAGTTCGAGACGCTGAACGAGTATCTCGACTACTGA
- a CDS encoding S66 peptidase family protein → MSEFVVPPALERGDKVAVVAPASNRATEYPHVYELGLERLREVFDLEPVEFPTATKDSEYLYDHPAERARDVMDAFADPDISGVVTTLGGFDQIRILKHLDPEVLRANPTRFYGISDNTNLACYLWNLGIVSFYGGTVMTDLAMQGSMHDYTVEHLETAFFGDDLDAFGEIRAAEEFTDDDLDWGDPENLDRHREMEPNPGWTFRGPETAVSGRTWGGCLGTLDMQLRTGRYLPAPEDVAGRILLLETSEELPSAMDVREVLIGMGERGLLDRFAGVLVGRPKARNPFEDPGPKDRADYRENQREAIAEVVAEYNPDAPVVFGVDFGHTAPVVPMPVGGRVEIDPVGETIRIGE, encoded by the coding sequence ATGAGCGAGTTCGTCGTTCCGCCTGCGCTCGAACGCGGCGACAAGGTGGCGGTCGTCGCGCCCGCGTCCAACCGCGCGACCGAGTACCCCCACGTCTACGAGTTAGGTCTCGAACGCCTCCGGGAGGTCTTCGACCTCGAACCGGTCGAGTTCCCTACCGCGACGAAGGACAGCGAGTATCTCTACGACCATCCCGCGGAGCGCGCCCGCGACGTGATGGACGCCTTCGCCGACCCCGACATCTCCGGGGTTGTCACGACGCTCGGCGGGTTCGACCAGATTCGAATATTGAAGCATCTCGACCCCGAAGTCCTGCGAGCGAACCCGACCAGATTCTACGGCATCAGCGACAACACAAATCTCGCGTGCTACCTCTGGAACCTCGGCATCGTCTCCTTTTACGGCGGGACGGTGATGACCGACCTCGCCATGCAGGGGTCGATGCACGACTACACGGTCGAACACCTCGAAACCGCCTTCTTCGGCGACGACCTCGACGCCTTCGGCGAGATTCGCGCGGCCGAGGAGTTCACCGACGACGATTTGGACTGGGGCGACCCCGAGAATCTGGACCGCCACCGCGAGATGGAACCGAATCCGGGGTGGACCTTTCGCGGGCCGGAGACCGCGGTTTCGGGGCGAACGTGGGGCGGGTGTCTCGGCACGCTTGACATGCAGTTGCGAACCGGGCGCTACCTCCCCGCGCCCGAGGACGTGGCGGGTCGAATCCTCCTGCTGGAAACGTCCGAGGAGCTACCCTCCGCGATGGACGTTCGGGAGGTCCTGATAGGGATGGGCGAGCGCGGCCTGCTCGACCGCTTCGCGGGCGTCCTCGTCGGTCGCCCGAAGGCTCGCAACCCCTTCGAGGACCCCGGTCCGAAGGACCGCGCCGACTACCGCGAGAATCAGCGTGAGGCCATCGCCGAGGTGGTGGCGGAGTACAATCCGGACGCGCCGGTCGTCTTCGGCGTGGACTTCGGCCACACCGCGCCGGTCGTTCCGATGCCGGTCGGCGGGCGCGTCGAAATCGACCCCGTAGGTGAGACAATCAGAATCGGCGAATGA
- a CDS encoding O-acetylhomoserine aminocarboxypropyltransferase/cysteine synthase family protein: protein MTDPEEAADQPRFSTRSLHAGHGADPATGARAPPIYQTTSYEFEDADHAADCYALDGDDDIYSRISNPTTEFLEERLASLEGGTGAVATASGMAAFDSLVLVLAESGDNVVCSTDTYGGTTAYLNHNASKRGVEPRFVETLDYEAYEDAVDEDTAFVHVETVGNPSLVTPDFERVAAIAHDAGAPLVVDNTFATPYLCNPLDHGADAVWESTTKWLHGSGTTVGGVLVDGGSFDWQAHADSYPEIAGDNAAYHGTDFSRDFPEAPLAAAARWRALRSLGNQQSPVDAWQTLQGLETLPLRMDRHCENAAIVAEYLEGHDDVAWVAYPGLESHETHANASEYLDGGYGGMVAFGLVEGYEAGKEFCENVELASFLANIGDAKTLVIHPASTTHAQLSPEEQRSAGVSPDLIRLSVGIEDPADLLADVERAIERST from the coding sequence ATGACTGACCCCGAGGAGGCGGCCGACCAGCCCCGCTTTTCGACCCGGAGCCTCCACGCAGGCCACGGAGCGGACCCCGCGACCGGGGCGCGCGCGCCGCCAATCTACCAGACGACCTCCTACGAGTTCGAGGACGCCGACCACGCCGCGGACTGCTACGCGCTCGACGGCGACGACGACATCTACTCGCGCATCTCGAACCCGACGACGGAGTTCCTCGAAGAGCGACTCGCCTCGCTGGAGGGCGGGACCGGCGCGGTGGCGACCGCCAGCGGGATGGCCGCGTTCGACTCGCTGGTCCTCGTGCTGGCCGAGTCGGGCGATAACGTGGTCTGCTCGACGGACACCTACGGTGGGACCACCGCGTACCTCAACCACAACGCGAGCAAGCGCGGGGTCGAACCGCGATTCGTGGAGACGCTGGACTACGAGGCCTACGAGGACGCGGTAGACGAGGACACCGCGTTCGTCCACGTCGAAACGGTCGGCAACCCCTCGCTCGTCACGCCCGACTTCGAGCGCGTGGCCGCAATCGCTCACGACGCCGGGGCACCACTCGTCGTGGACAACACCTTCGCCACGCCGTATCTCTGCAACCCCCTCGACCACGGCGCGGACGCGGTCTGGGAGTCCACGACGAAGTGGCTCCACGGGAGCGGGACTACGGTCGGCGGCGTCCTCGTTGACGGCGGAAGCTTCGACTGGCAGGCCCACGCCGACAGCTACCCCGAAATCGCGGGCGACAACGCGGCCTACCACGGCACCGACTTCTCTCGGGACTTCCCCGAGGCACCGCTGGCCGCGGCGGCGCGCTGGCGGGCGCTCCGGAGCCTCGGCAATCAGCAATCGCCCGTCGATGCGTGGCAGACCCTACAGGGGTTAGAGACCCTGCCGCTCCGGATGGACCGCCACTGCGAGAACGCCGCCATCGTCGCCGAGTATCTGGAGGGCCACGACGACGTGGCGTGGGTGGCGTATCCGGGCTTGGAGAGCCACGAGACCCATGCGAACGCCAGTGAGTATCTTGACGGCGGGTACGGCGGGATGGTCGCGTTCGGACTTGTCGAGGGCTACGAGGCCGGAAAGGAATTCTGCGAGAACGTCGAGTTGGCGAGCTTTCTGGCCAACATCGGCGACGCGAAGACGCTGGTCATCCACCCCGCCAGCACGACCCACGCGCAACTCTCTCCCGAAGAACAGCGCTCGGCGGGCGTCTCGCCCGACCTGATTCGCCTCTCGGTCGGCATCGAGGACCCGGCCGACCTGCTCGCGGACGTAGAGCGCGCCATCGAGAGGTCCACATGA
- the metX gene encoding homoserine O-acetyltransferase MetX: MNRTRDTADLGRFEFECGRAVPLEVAYETYGEYDGSNAVLVCHALTGSAHVTGPKRGDTDGQAAAWWSDVIGPGKAVDTRNYFVVCANVPGSCYGTTGPASENPETGDPYGTDFPAVTVGDWTRAQARLLDHLGVGPLHAVVGGSVGGMNVLEWAKRYPERVDRVAPIATAARLDPQMLAIDAIARRAITTDPNWNGGAYHGEDRDAPTDGLAVARQLGHVGYLSKESMDRKFGRRSAGRAAMAEAFAPDDPAGDFFPYREVESYLDYQAEKFVERFDATSYLYLTRAMDNYDLAAGYDSDADALAGFSGEALVVSFTGDWHFTVEQAERLAEAFETAEIGVAHHVVESDHGHDAFLVEPEEVGPPLRDFLDAGVEGRAVSDADEREFAPVHASLFGK, translated from the coding sequence ATGAACCGAACGCGCGACACCGCCGACCTCGGGCGTTTCGAGTTCGAGTGTGGCCGAGCGGTCCCCCTCGAAGTCGCCTACGAGACCTACGGGGAGTACGACGGGAGCAACGCGGTGTTGGTCTGTCACGCCCTGACCGGGAGCGCGCACGTCACCGGCCCGAAGCGCGGCGACACCGACGGACAGGCCGCGGCGTGGTGGAGCGACGTTATCGGACCGGGCAAGGCCGTCGATACCCGGAACTACTTTGTCGTCTGCGCGAACGTGCCGGGGTCCTGTTACGGAACGACCGGCCCGGCGAGCGAGAACCCCGAGACGGGCGACCCCTACGGCACCGACTTCCCGGCCGTGACCGTCGGCGACTGGACTCGCGCCCAGGCCCGCCTGCTCGACCACCTCGGGGTCGGGCCGCTCCACGCCGTCGTCGGCGGGAGCGTCGGCGGGATGAACGTCTTGGAGTGGGCCAAGCGCTATCCCGAGCGCGTCGATAGAGTCGCGCCAATCGCCACTGCGGCCCGACTCGACCCCCAGATGCTCGCCATCGACGCCATCGCGCGCCGAGCCATCACGACCGACCCGAACTGGAACGGCGGGGCGTACCACGGCGAGGACCGAGACGCGCCCACGGACGGTCTCGCGGTCGCTCGCCAGTTGGGACACGTCGGCTACCTCTCGAAGGAGTCGATGGACCGGAAGTTCGGCCGCCGGTCGGCGGGTCGGGCCGCGATGGCCGAGGCCTTCGCGCCCGACGACCCTGCGGGCGACTTCTTCCCCTACCGAGAGGTCGAGTCGTATCTCGACTATCAGGCCGAGAAGTTCGTCGAGCGCTTCGACGCGACCAGTTACCTCTACCTGACGCGGGCGATGGACAACTACGACCTCGCGGCTGGCTACGACTCGGACGCCGACGCGCTCGCCGGATTCTCCGGCGAAGCCCTCGTGGTCAGTTTCACCGGCGACTGGCACTTCACGGTCGAGCAGGCCGAACGCCTCGCCGAGGCCTTCGAGACCGCCGAAATCGGTGTCGCCCACCACGTCGTCGAAAGCGACCACGGCCACGACGCCTTCCTCGTGGAACCCGAGGAGGTCGGGCCGCCGCTCCGGGACTTCCTCGACGCGGGCGTCGAGGGACGGGCGGTCAGCGACGCCGACGAGCGGGAGTTCGCCCCGGTCCACGCCAGCCTGTTCGGGAAGTGA